Proteins encoded within one genomic window of Pongo pygmaeus isolate AG05252 chromosome 4, NHGRI_mPonPyg2-v2.0_pri, whole genome shotgun sequence:
- the ANKRA2 gene encoding ankyrin repeat family A protein 2 isoform X1: protein MATSTNLDIGAQLIVEECPSTYSLTGMPDIKIEHPLDPNSEEGSAQSVAMGMKFILPNRFDMNVCSRFVKSLNEEDSKNIQDQVNSDLEVASVLFKAECNIHTSPSPGIQVRHVYTPSTTKHFSPIKQSTTLTNKHRGNEVSTTPLLANSLSVHQLAAQGEMLYLATRIEQENVINHTDEEGFTPLMWAAAHGQIAVVEFLLQNGADPQLLGKGRESALSLACSKGYTDIVKMLLDCGVDVNEYDWNGGTPLLYAVHGNHVKCVKMLLESGADPTIETDSGYNSMDLAVALGYRSVQQVIESHLLKLLQNIKE, encoded by the exons ATGGCTACATCAACAAATCTGGATATTGGAGCCCAGCTTATAGTGGAAGAATGTCCCAGCACTTATAGCCTAACTGGCATGCCAGACATTAAAATAGAACATCCACTGGACCCAAATTCAGAAGAAGGGTCAGCTCAGAGTGTTGCCATGGGAATGAAATTCATATTGCCTAACCGATTTGATATGAATGTGTGTTCTCGATTTGTGAAGTCCTTAAATGAAGAAGATAGTAAAAATATTCAAGATCAGGTTAACTCTGACCTGGAGGTGGCATCTGTCCTATTTAAAG ctGAATGCAATATCCATACATCTCCTTCTCCGGGAATTCAAGTAAGGCATGTCTACACCCCCTCTACAACAAAGCATTTCTCACCCATAAAACAGTCAACTACTTTAACCAACAAACACAGAGGAAATGAGGTCTCTACCACACCTCTGTTAGCAAATT CTTTGTCTGTTCACCAGTTGGCTGCTCAGGGAGAGATGCTCTATCTGGCCACTCGTATCGAACAAG aaaatgttaTCAATCACACGGATGAAGAAGGATTTACTCCTCTGATGTGGGCTGCAGCACACGGGCAAATAGCTGTGGTAGAGTTCCTACTTCAGAAT GGTGCTGATCCCCAACTTTTAGGAAAAGGTCGAGAAAGTGCACTGTCGTTGGCCTGTAGTAAAGGCTACACAGATATTGTCAAAATGCTGCTTGATTGTGGAGTTGATGTAAATGAATATGATTGG AATGGAGGAACACCTCTGCTTTATGCTGTACATGGAAATCATGTGAAATGTGTAAAGATGCTCTTAG AAAGTGGGGCTGATCCAACAATTGAAACTGACTCTGGATATAATTCTATGGATCTAGCTGTAGCGCTAGGCTATAGAAGTG TTCAACAGGTTATTGAGTCACATTTGTTGAAGCTGCTTCAAAATATCAAGGAGTAG
- the ANKRA2 gene encoding ankyrin repeat family A protein 2 isoform X2 produces MKKIVKIFKIRLTLTWRWHLSYLKVESYAECNIHTSPSPGIQVRHVYTPSTTKHFSPIKQSTTLTNKHRGNEVSTTPLLANSLSVHQLAAQGEMLYLATRIEQENVINHTDEEGFTPLMWAAAHGQIAVVEFLLQNGADPQLLGKGRESALSLACSKGYTDIVKMLLDCGVDVNEYDWNGGTPLLYAVHGNHVKCVKMLLESGADPTIETDSGYNSMDLAVALGYRSVQQVIESHLLKLLQNIKE; encoded by the exons ATGAAGAAGATAGTAAAAATATTCAAGATCAGGTTAACTCTGACCTGGAGGTGGCATCTGTCCTATTTAAAGGTTGAAAGTTATG ctGAATGCAATATCCATACATCTCCTTCTCCGGGAATTCAAGTAAGGCATGTCTACACCCCCTCTACAACAAAGCATTTCTCACCCATAAAACAGTCAACTACTTTAACCAACAAACACAGAGGAAATGAGGTCTCTACCACACCTCTGTTAGCAAATT CTTTGTCTGTTCACCAGTTGGCTGCTCAGGGAGAGATGCTCTATCTGGCCACTCGTATCGAACAAG aaaatgttaTCAATCACACGGATGAAGAAGGATTTACTCCTCTGATGTGGGCTGCAGCACACGGGCAAATAGCTGTGGTAGAGTTCCTACTTCAGAAT GGTGCTGATCCCCAACTTTTAGGAAAAGGTCGAGAAAGTGCACTGTCGTTGGCCTGTAGTAAAGGCTACACAGATATTGTCAAAATGCTGCTTGATTGTGGAGTTGATGTAAATGAATATGATTGG AATGGAGGAACACCTCTGCTTTATGCTGTACATGGAAATCATGTGAAATGTGTAAAGATGCTCTTAG AAAGTGGGGCTGATCCAACAATTGAAACTGACTCTGGATATAATTCTATGGATCTAGCTGTAGCGCTAGGCTATAGAAGTG TTCAACAGGTTATTGAGTCACATTTGTTGAAGCTGCTTCAAAATATCAAGGAGTAG